In Gemmatimonas sp. UBA7669, a single genomic region encodes these proteins:
- a CDS encoding GMC family oxidoreductase translates to MLAGAVLRGAPAAGTALPGVAERVDARLHTLPEDKRRQVGQAIRLLASPMGGLLAGQRPVAFAALAPEAQAERLGRWVESPIGVVRSAVQTLRRLVMAVHYADPVVSRAIGYAGPEASPRVLVDVGTPRAGERGAWSAMPERFDVDPSTPTGRVAADVVVIGTGAGGAVAAARLAEAGYRVVMLEAGAWHRREDFDDNEARQIERLYADGGLRTTDDAAIALVQGEAVGGSTLVNWMIMLRTPEFVLAEWASHHGITGMSPSDMAPVFARIEREVHASLVPDAAHSVNNAKLLAGAQALGWRARAGQLNVVGCQRCGCCGIGCRHGAKQSADVTYVPRALAAGATLFTSSRALRIEVLERDPGLNQQGTPPLKRVVATRRHANGRVSTLHVEAPLVVCAAGAIETPVLLQQSGLGGDAVGQWLRLHPTTAVYAHYDEEVVASAGIPLSTVCDEFLQWQQTDYGFWIETPPMLPSFTAAALPDFGEAHARCMARYRNLGVTIGLTRDGAARAQSSGQVSVTRRGTRSIRYRLSREDAARVSASIQAMARLHLAAGAREVGSMHSVPRVVRHERDLGALAGGIHPNGLALFSAHVNGTCRMGTARHTSATTPDGERHGVRGVYITDGSVLPTALGVNPQETIMAVASVLAERVAARHAGLLRA, encoded by the coding sequence GTGCTGGCAGGGGCCGTTCTGCGCGGCGCGCCCGCGGCTGGCACGGCGCTCCCAGGTGTTGCCGAGCGAGTAGACGCACGACTCCACACGCTGCCTGAGGACAAGCGTCGTCAGGTCGGACAGGCCATCCGTTTGCTGGCGTCTCCAATGGGCGGCCTGCTGGCCGGCCAGAGACCCGTGGCGTTCGCCGCGCTGGCCCCGGAGGCGCAGGCGGAGCGGCTGGGCCGCTGGGTCGAGTCGCCCATCGGTGTGGTGCGCTCGGCGGTGCAGACGCTGCGGCGCCTGGTGATGGCGGTGCACTACGCCGACCCGGTGGTGTCACGGGCCATCGGATATGCGGGGCCCGAAGCGTCGCCTCGGGTACTGGTTGACGTTGGCACGCCACGTGCCGGCGAGCGTGGCGCATGGAGTGCCATGCCGGAGCGCTTCGACGTGGACCCGTCCACGCCCACGGGCCGCGTCGCCGCTGATGTCGTGGTGATTGGCACCGGCGCGGGCGGCGCGGTGGCGGCGGCGCGGCTGGCCGAGGCGGGCTATCGGGTGGTCATGCTCGAGGCGGGGGCCTGGCACCGTCGCGAGGATTTTGACGACAACGAAGCGCGGCAGATCGAGCGGCTGTATGCAGACGGCGGCCTGCGCACGACGGACGATGCAGCCATTGCACTCGTGCAGGGCGAGGCAGTCGGCGGATCGACGCTGGTCAACTGGATGATCATGCTGCGCACGCCGGAATTCGTGCTGGCTGAGTGGGCGTCGCATCACGGTATCACCGGCATGAGTCCGTCGGACATGGCACCGGTTTTTGCACGCATCGAGCGTGAGGTGCATGCGAGTCTGGTGCCGGATGCCGCGCATTCGGTCAACAACGCAAAATTGCTGGCGGGCGCACAGGCGCTGGGCTGGCGGGCGCGCGCCGGACAACTGAATGTGGTTGGCTGCCAGCGCTGCGGCTGCTGTGGCATCGGGTGTCGCCATGGCGCCAAACAATCGGCAGACGTCACGTATGTCCCGCGCGCGCTCGCCGCCGGCGCCACTCTCTTCACGTCTTCGCGGGCACTGCGTATCGAAGTGCTCGAGCGCGATCCCGGCCTCAACCAGCAGGGCACGCCACCACTCAAGCGTGTGGTGGCCACACGCCGTCACGCCAATGGGCGGGTGAGCACGCTGCATGTGGAGGCGCCACTCGTGGTGTGCGCGGCCGGCGCCATCGAAACACCGGTGCTGTTGCAGCAGTCCGGCCTGGGCGGTGATGCCGTGGGGCAGTGGCTGCGTCTCCATCCCACCACGGCAGTCTACGCGCACTACGACGAGGAAGTCGTGGCCAGCGCGGGCATTCCCCTCAGCACCGTGTGCGACGAATTCCTGCAGTGGCAGCAGACGGACTACGGCTTCTGGATTGAGACGCCGCCCATGTTGCCCAGCTTCACGGCGGCGGCTCTGCCCGATTTCGGTGAAGCGCATGCCCGCTGCATGGCGCGCTACCGAAACCTTGGGGTAACCATCGGGCTCACCCGCGATGGTGCCGCCCGTGCGCAATCAAGCGGCCAGGTGTCGGTTACCAGACGCGGCACGCGGTCCATTCGGTATCGTCTGAGCCGCGAAGATGCCGCGCGCGTGTCGGCGTCCATCCAGGCCATGGCCCGATTGCATCTCGCGGCCGGCGCCCGGGAAGTGGGCAGCATGCACAGCGTGCCGCGCGTCGTGCGCCACGAGCGGGACCTTGGCGCACTTGCAGGGGGCATACACCCCAACGGGCTCGCCCTCTTTTCGGCGCATGTCAACGGAACCTGCCGCATGGGAACGGCGCGTCACACCTCGGCCACGACCCCGGATGGAGAGCGACATGGGGTGCGCGGTGTGTACATTACCGATGGTTCCGTGCTGCCAACGGCGCTCGGGGTCAATCCACAGGAAACGATCATGGCCGTGGCGTCGGTGCTGGCCGAACGTGTGGCCGCGCGCCACGCTGGCCTGTTGCGCGCCTGA